From a region of the Candidatus Methylomirabilis limnetica genome:
- a CDS encoding DUF4258 domain-containing protein: MRFHYSKHLHEELDRRKISRKLLEQVLQGPEQKVPEVDNVTCYQSQVEIEGKPCLLRVMVNETVDPPVVVTVYRTSKISKYWRVP; encoded by the coding sequence GTGAGGTTCCACTACTCTAAGCATCTGCATGAGGAACTAGATAGACGTAAGATTTCGCGAAAGCTCTTGGAGCAGGTTTTACAAGGGCCGGAACAGAAAGTACCTGAGGTGGACAACGTTACCTGCTATCAATCTCAGGTAGAAATCGAGGGAAAGCCTTGTCTCTTGCGGGTGATGGTCAACGAAACGGTCGATCCCCCCGTTGTGGTCACCGTGTACCGGACAAGCAAGATCAGCAAGTACTGGAGGGTGCCATGA
- the carB gene encoding carbamoyl-phosphate synthase large subunit produces MPKRTDIKSILIIGSGPIVIGQGCEFDYSGTQACKALREEGYRVILVNSNPATIMTDPEMADRTYLEPLTVPILSQIIARERPDALLPTLGGQTGLNLAVALAEEGILDRYGVEMIGAKLPAIKKAEDRDLFKQAMQKIGVEVAESGQARSLEEARTIVERIGYPAIIRPSFTIGGTGGSIVYNRDEFDEQVQWGLSVSPVHQVLVEASVIGWKEFELEVMRDLKDNVVIICSIENFDPMGVHTGDSITVAPAQTLSDKEYQLMRDAAIAIIREIGVETGGSNIQFAINPENGRMLAIEMNPRVSRSSALASKATGFPIAKIAAKLAVGYALDEIRNDITKETTACFEPTIDYCVVKFPRFSFEKFAGADETLTTQMKSVGEAMAIGRTFKEALQKVIRSLEIDTYGLESRIFKGKAVRGAAVSEADLQLVRDRLRIANWERVFYIADALRLGMTVQEIYKLTAIDPWFIENIKEIVDFEDRLIGLGGSRRGPTLLRLLTVPMMREAKAMGFADRRLAELVGSQASTVRDARKRMGIEATFKMVDTCGAEFVAHTPYFYSTYEQECEANPTNRKKIMILGSGPNRIGQGIEFDYCCVHAAFALKEIGYETIMVNCNPETVSTDYDTSDRLYFEPLCMEDVLNIAERERPEGVIVQFGGQTPLKLAIPLEQAGVKILGTPPDAIDRAENRERFKQVLQRLGLNQPPNGTAVSVSEALRIARQIGYPVLVRPSYVLGGRAMEIVYNDSSLQDYMARAVQASPEHPVLVDKFLEDAIEMDVDALCDGQEVVIGGIMEHIEAAGVHSGDSACSLPPRSVQQPLLDQIRVQTKAMALELGVVGLINIQFAIKDHVVYVLEVNPRASRTVPFVSKAIGVPLAKLAAKIMAGMSLKDLGFTEEPKLRHVAVKEAVLPFVKFPGVDALLGPEMKSTGEVMGIDREFGLAFAKSQVGASGALPLKGTVFLSVRDSDKLHIVLLARRLADLGFQLVATAGTAASLEGGGVTVKAVAKVIDGVRPHIVDKMKNGEIGLVINTPEGHHARLDSYSIRRTAITMGIPYFTTMAAAQAAVEAIQAMQHGTLRVKALQEYHSDAGCA; encoded by the coding sequence ATGCCAAAGCGCACTGACATTAAGAGCATCTTAATCATCGGGTCGGGCCCGATCGTCATCGGGCAGGGGTGCGAGTTCGACTACTCAGGGACCCAGGCCTGTAAGGCGCTGCGGGAGGAAGGCTACCGGGTGATCCTGGTCAACTCGAATCCTGCCACGATCATGACCGACCCGGAGATGGCGGACCGGACCTACCTGGAGCCGCTGACCGTGCCTATACTCTCGCAGATCATCGCCCGGGAGAGACCGGATGCGCTGCTGCCCACCCTCGGGGGGCAAACCGGCCTCAACCTGGCTGTCGCGTTGGCCGAGGAGGGAATCCTGGACCGATACGGGGTTGAGATGATCGGGGCGAAGCTACCGGCCATCAAGAAGGCCGAAGATCGCGACCTCTTCAAACAGGCAATGCAGAAAATCGGGGTTGAGGTGGCTGAGAGCGGCCAGGCCCGTTCCCTCGAGGAGGCTCGTACCATCGTCGAGCGGATCGGTTACCCGGCGATCATCCGTCCTTCGTTCACGATCGGAGGCACCGGCGGCAGCATCGTCTACAACCGGGATGAGTTCGACGAGCAGGTCCAGTGGGGCCTCAGTGTGAGCCCCGTCCACCAGGTTCTGGTAGAAGCCTCCGTGATCGGCTGGAAGGAGTTCGAGCTGGAGGTGATGCGCGACCTGAAGGATAACGTCGTGATCATCTGTTCCATCGAGAACTTCGACCCGATGGGGGTTCACACCGGTGACTCGATCACGGTGGCCCCGGCGCAGACCCTGTCCGACAAAGAGTATCAGCTCATGCGGGACGCCGCGATCGCTATCATCCGGGAGATCGGTGTCGAGACCGGTGGCAGCAACATTCAGTTCGCCATCAATCCCGAGAACGGGCGGATGTTGGCGATTGAGATGAATCCGAGGGTTTCTCGATCCTCGGCATTGGCCAGCAAGGCGACCGGGTTCCCCATCGCAAAGATCGCCGCCAAGCTGGCTGTGGGCTATGCGCTGGATGAGATCCGCAACGATATCACGAAGGAGACGACAGCCTGTTTTGAGCCGACCATCGACTACTGCGTCGTCAAGTTCCCTCGATTCTCGTTTGAGAAGTTTGCCGGTGCGGACGAGACTCTGACGACGCAGATGAAATCGGTTGGGGAGGCGATGGCGATCGGCCGGACCTTTAAGGAGGCTTTGCAGAAGGTGATCCGCTCGCTCGAGATCGATACCTATGGACTCGAGAGCCGGATCTTCAAGGGTAAGGCAGTACGGGGTGCGGCGGTGAGCGAGGCCGACCTCCAGTTAGTCCGAGACCGCCTTCGCATTGCCAATTGGGAGCGGGTCTTCTACATTGCCGATGCGCTCCGGCTTGGGATGACAGTGCAGGAGATCTACAAGCTCACGGCCATTGATCCCTGGTTCATCGAGAACATTAAAGAGATCGTGGACTTTGAGGACCGATTGATCGGCCTCGGTGGGAGCCGTCGTGGGCCTACGCTGCTCCGCCTACTGACGGTTCCGATGATGCGCGAGGCCAAAGCCATGGGTTTTGCCGATCGCCGACTGGCCGAGCTTGTCGGCTCTCAGGCGTCTACCGTCCGGGATGCCAGGAAGCGGATGGGGATCGAGGCCACCTTCAAGATGGTGGATACCTGCGGCGCCGAGTTCGTGGCCCATACGCCGTACTTCTATTCGACGTACGAGCAAGAGTGCGAGGCCAACCCGACCAACCGCAAAAAGATCATGATCCTGGGTTCCGGCCCGAATCGGATCGGCCAGGGTATCGAGTTCGACTACTGTTGCGTTCACGCGGCCTTCGCCTTGAAAGAGATTGGCTATGAGACGATCATGGTCAACTGCAATCCGGAGACGGTCTCGACGGATTACGACACCTCCGATCGCCTGTACTTCGAGCCGCTCTGCATGGAGGATGTCCTGAACATTGCGGAGCGGGAGCGGCCAGAGGGGGTAATCGTCCAGTTCGGAGGGCAGACCCCACTGAAGCTGGCCATTCCGCTAGAGCAGGCAGGCGTGAAGATCCTTGGAACCCCACCCGACGCCATCGACCGAGCCGAGAACCGGGAACGGTTCAAGCAGGTGCTGCAGCGTCTTGGCCTGAATCAGCCGCCAAATGGAACCGCCGTTTCAGTGAGCGAGGCACTTCGGATTGCGCGGCAGATCGGCTATCCGGTCCTGGTGCGTCCCTCGTACGTCCTCGGTGGCCGTGCGATGGAGATCGTCTATAACGATTCGAGCCTCCAGGACTACATGGCGCGCGCAGTGCAGGCCTCGCCAGAGCATCCCGTGCTGGTCGATAAGTTTCTGGAGGACGCCATCGAGATGGATGTCGATGCCCTGTGCGACGGCCAGGAGGTCGTGATCGGCGGGATCATGGAGCACATTGAGGCGGCTGGAGTCCACTCCGGAGACTCGGCCTGTTCTCTGCCACCTCGGTCAGTGCAACAGCCGTTGCTCGATCAGATCCGGGTCCAGACGAAGGCTATGGCGCTGGAGCTTGGGGTAGTTGGCCTGATCAACATCCAGTTCGCGATCAAAGACCATGTAGTCTACGTCCTGGAGGTCAATCCCCGCGCTTCTCGAACCGTCCCCTTCGTCAGCAAGGCGATCGGTGTCCCCCTAGCCAAACTGGCGGCCAAGATCATGGCCGGGATGAGCCTCAAAGACCTGGGCTTTACCGAGGAGCCTAAGCTTCGCCATGTGGCGGTTAAGGAGGCGGTCCTGCCTTTTGTGAAGTTTCCTGGAGTCGATGCCCTCTTAGGGCCGGAGATGAAATCGACCGGTGAGGTCATGGGGATCGACCGCGAATTCGGGCTGGCCTTTGCCAAATCGCAGGTGGGGGCTAGTGGCGCCCTTCCCCTGAAAGGGACGGTCTTCCTGAGTGTGCGGGATAGTGACAAGCTGCATATCGTGCTTCTGGCACGACGGCTTGCGGATCTGGGCTTTCAGCTCGTGGCGACGGCTGGGACTGCGGCCTCGTTAGAAGGCGGCGGGGTGACCGTGAAGGCAGTGGCCAAGGTCATCGACGGCGTGCGCCCACATATCGTGGATAAGATGAAGAATGGCGAGATTGGCCTGGTCATTAATACGCCGGAGGGCCACCATGCTCGTCTTGACTCTTACTCCATCCGACGGACAGCGATCACCATGGGCATTCCCTACTTTACCACTATGGCCGCGGCGCAGGCGGCGGTGGAGGCGATCCAGGCGATGCAGCACGGGACGTTGAGGGTCAAGGCACTGCAGGAGTATCACTCAGACGCCGGGTGCGCGTAG
- the pyrR gene encoding bifunctional pyr operon transcriptional regulator/uracil phosphoribosyltransferase PyrR yields MVRGFFYALTSMAAELNEKAKILDQTGIQRAVTRIAHEIAERNNGTEGLVLIGLRSRGVDLARRIAKELKLIAGADIPVGTLDVTLYRDDLDKVGPQPVVRTTEIPFSINEKRVVLVDDVLYTGRTIRAAMDSLIDLGRPRLIQLAVLIDRGHRELPIRADYVGKNVPTSRQEQIQVLLTEEDGEDSVVIVKG; encoded by the coding sequence ATGGTGAGGGGGTTTTTTTATGCCCTGACCTCCATGGCCGCTGAGCTGAACGAAAAGGCCAAAATTCTGGATCAGACCGGCATCCAGCGGGCTGTAACCAGGATTGCCCACGAGATCGCGGAGCGAAACAACGGGACGGAGGGCCTCGTCCTGATCGGCCTCCGTAGCCGAGGGGTAGATTTGGCCAGGCGGATCGCCAAGGAGCTGAAGCTTATTGCTGGGGCTGATATTCCGGTTGGGACCCTGGATGTGACCCTCTACCGGGATGACCTGGATAAGGTCGGGCCTCAGCCGGTGGTCCGAACAACTGAGATCCCGTTCTCGATCAACGAAAAGAGAGTGGTATTGGTGGATGATGTCCTGTACACCGGCCGGACCATCCGGGCAGCCATGGACAGCCTGATCGACCTTGGCAGGCCCCGCCTGATTCAGCTTGCCGTCCTCATAGATCGGGGTCACCGCGAACTGCCGATTCGGGCCGATTATGTCGGCAAGAACGTCCCCACCTCGCGGCAGGAGCAGATTCAGGTCCTGCTCACTGAGGAGGATGGGGAGGATTCGGTCGTCATCGTGAAGGGGTAG
- a CDS encoding dihydroorotase, with amino-acid sequence MRILIKGGRVIDPANAVDEILDLLIEDGKIIRLGRSTAEPTLNTRGNGKTSKNSRSQTAGVESIDRVMDATGLVVCPGLIDMHVHLRQPGREDKETIASGTMAAARGGFTAVCCMPNTDPVNDTRAVTEFILDAAKREGVVRVYPVGAITKGMKGEELAEIGELFEAGCVAISDDGRPVMSPELMRRAMEYAAMFDLPVIQHSEDLHLSGRGVVHEGFVSTDLGLRGIPSASEAVMVARDILLAELTGARLHIAHVSAAESVRLIREAKARGVRVSCEVTPHHLALTEEAVRGFSTHAKMNPPLRSEADRQALIEGLRDGTIDVIATDHAPHTVQEKEQEFDQAPFGVIGLETALAVTITTLVHPGVLTLSQAMGKFTSEPARILKLPKGRIAEGADADLTIFDPTREWEVDAGAFVSKSRNTPFHGWRLKGQAVATLVAGKVVWEA; translated from the coding sequence ATGCGGATTCTGATCAAGGGTGGTCGAGTCATCGATCCTGCAAATGCGGTCGATGAAATCCTGGATCTCCTCATAGAAGACGGGAAGATTATAAGGTTAGGCCGGAGCACGGCAGAACCCACTCTTAACACCCGGGGAAACGGGAAGACATCAAAGAATTCGAGATCCCAGACAGCAGGAGTAGAGTCCATTGATCGGGTGATGGATGCCACAGGGTTGGTGGTCTGTCCGGGGTTGATCGACATGCATGTCCACCTGCGCCAGCCAGGACGTGAGGATAAAGAGACCATTGCGAGCGGAACGATGGCTGCGGCGCGGGGGGGTTTTACGGCGGTTTGCTGTATGCCGAACACCGACCCGGTAAACGACACGCGCGCTGTTACCGAGTTCATCCTTGACGCGGCCAAGCGCGAGGGGGTCGTTCGGGTGTACCCCGTTGGCGCCATCACGAAGGGGATGAAAGGGGAGGAGCTGGCCGAGATCGGAGAGCTATTCGAGGCTGGCTGCGTCGCTATCTCCGATGATGGTCGGCCGGTGATGAGCCCCGAACTGATGCGGCGGGCCATGGAGTACGCGGCGATGTTTGACCTGCCGGTTATCCAGCATAGTGAGGATCTGCACCTGAGCGGCAGGGGCGTGGTCCATGAGGGGTTCGTCTCGACCGATCTCGGGCTTCGTGGCATCCCCTCAGCCTCGGAGGCGGTGATGGTAGCGCGAGATATCCTCCTGGCGGAGCTGACTGGCGCGAGACTCCACATTGCGCACGTGAGCGCAGCCGAATCGGTACGTCTGATCCGCGAGGCCAAGGCCCGCGGGGTCCGGGTGAGCTGCGAGGTGACCCCGCATCACCTGGCGCTCACGGAGGAGGCGGTCCGTGGCTTCAGTACTCACGCCAAGATGAATCCGCCGCTTCGGTCCGAGGCCGACCGGCAAGCCCTGATCGAGGGCCTGCGAGACGGAACCATCGACGTGATCGCGACAGATCACGCCCCTCACACGGTCCAGGAGAAAGAGCAGGAGTTCGATCAGGCACCCTTCGGGGTGATCGGTCTGGAGACGGCACTCGCCGTGACGATCACAACCCTGGTGCATCCTGGAGTACTCACACTCTCGCAGGCGATGGGGAAGTTCACCAGCGAGCCCGCGCGCATCCTGAAGCTCCCAAAGGGACGCATTGCCGAAGGCGCCGACGCTGATCTGACGATCTTTGATCCGACTCGGGAGTGGGAGGTGGACGCGGGCGCCTTTGTGTCGAAAAGCCGCAATACCCCCTTCCACGGCTGGCGGCTTAAGGGGCAGGCTGTGGCGACGCTTGTCGCTGGCAAGGTGGTCTGGGAGGCGTGA
- a CDS encoding DUF2283 domain-containing protein, which produces MKVKYDQEVDVLTIEFSDAQVEESDQDKPGVILDYDKDGNIVGMEILNASKRVQNPKSVEYAVA; this is translated from the coding sequence ATGAAGGTCAAATATGACCAAGAAGTGGATGTACTCACAATCGAATTTAGTGACGCACAGGTTGAGGAGAGTGACCAGGACAAACCAGGGGTAATTCTGGACTACGACAAGGACGGGAACATTGTGGGCATGGAAATCCTCAACGCATCCAAGCGGGTCCAGAATCCTAAATCCGTGGAGTACGCTGTCGCTTGA
- a CDS encoding aspartate carbamoyltransferase catalytic subunit — translation MGLAGKDLLSMRELTVDEIRLILDTAESMKEVARRDIKKVPALRGKTLINLFYEPSTRTRTSFEIAGKWLSADVVNISISSSSVAKGESLKDTGLTLQAMHPDVVVIRHPSAGAAEFLAKRLAAPIINAGDGAHEHPSQALLDLFTIREKVGRLEGLKAAIIGDITHSRVARSNIHGMQKMGMEVRVAGPRTMLPRFVERLGVEVFTNLDRAIAEVDVIMMLRLQVERQQAGLFPSLREYSRLFGLTVERLKAAKPNVLIMHPGPINRGVEIAPDVADGPYSLILNQVENGLAVRMALLYLIAGGGQAG, via the coding sequence ATGGGCCTGGCAGGAAAAGATCTGTTGAGCATGCGGGAGCTGACGGTAGACGAGATCCGGCTGATCTTGGATACTGCCGAGTCGATGAAGGAGGTGGCCCGCCGCGACATCAAGAAGGTGCCGGCCCTGCGCGGCAAGACCCTGATCAATCTCTTCTACGAGCCCAGCACGCGGACCCGGACATCCTTTGAGATCGCAGGCAAGTGGCTGAGCGCCGACGTCGTCAATATCTCCATCTCGTCCAGTTCGGTGGCCAAGGGGGAGAGTCTGAAGGATACCGGCCTGACGCTGCAAGCAATGCACCCGGACGTCGTGGTTATCCGCCATCCATCCGCTGGAGCGGCAGAATTCCTGGCCAAGCGACTTGCGGCGCCGATCATCAACGCCGGCGATGGCGCTCACGAGCATCCCAGCCAGGCCCTGCTCGACCTCTTCACCATCAGGGAGAAGGTGGGGCGACTGGAGGGACTCAAGGCAGCCATTATCGGCGACATCACTCATAGCCGGGTCGCCAGGAGCAACATTCATGGGATGCAGAAGATGGGGATGGAGGTGCGGGTTGCAGGGCCCCGGACGATGCTTCCCCGTTTCGTCGAGCGACTCGGCGTTGAGGTCTTTACGAACCTCGATCGAGCCATCGCCGAGGTCGACGTCATCATGATGCTGAGACTTCAGGTCGAGCGCCAACAGGCCGGGCTGTTTCCCTCGCTGCGAGAGTACTCTCGCCTGTTCGGTCTCACCGTAGAACGGCTGAAGGCTGCAAAGCCTAATGTGCTGATCATGCACCCCGGCCCGATCAATCGGGGCGTGGAGATTGCGCCAGACGTCGCCGATGGGCCCTATTCGCTGATCCTCAATCAGGTGGAAAATGGCCTGGCCGTGCGGATGGCCTTGCTCTACCTCATTGCTGGCGGCGGGCAGGCGGGATAA
- a CDS encoding dihydroorotate dehydrogenase electron transfer subunit has protein sequence MATASEVQVEVVSNRQIAPEYFSMRLVGPRYLARFRPGQFLMLGCTDGLDPLLPRALSIRSVKTPPNPPLSKGGTGGFKGHGGIWRAGPAPDTDPGCEVEILYKVCGRGTALLATMRPGRSLRALGPLGNGFEVPRSATEVFLVAGGIGVPPIAALAEGLATRRASRETKMTVFLGGRSKADLLCTVDFKRVGAKIHVATEDGSAGQKGLVTELLEQYLNTSHPKSASSPLYKRGVGGIYACGPHPMLAALATIAEKYELPYQASMEASMACGFGACMGCVVPVKGGEQDLSASQAGRTYRLVCKDGPVFDGYDILWP, from the coding sequence ATGGCGACGGCATCTGAGGTCCAAGTTGAAGTGGTGTCCAATCGGCAGATCGCACCGGAGTACTTTTCGATGCGTCTGGTTGGCCCTCGATACCTGGCCAGATTCCGCCCTGGCCAGTTTCTCATGCTTGGATGTACAGATGGACTGGATCCGCTGCTGCCTCGAGCCTTGAGCATCCGAAGTGTAAAAACCCCCCCCAACCCCCCTTTATCAAAGGGGGGCACGGGGGGATTTAAGGGGCACGGGGGGATTTGGCGTGCGGGGCCTGCCCCGGACACCGATCCGGGGTGCGAGGTAGAGATTTTGTACAAGGTGTGTGGCCGCGGGACGGCGCTCCTGGCGACGATGCGTCCAGGTAGGTCCCTCCGGGCTCTCGGCCCCTTGGGGAACGGCTTTGAGGTTCCACGTTCCGCAACGGAGGTGTTCCTGGTTGCTGGCGGAATCGGTGTCCCTCCGATTGCCGCCCTTGCTGAGGGTCTTGCCACGCGCCGAGCATCACGCGAAACGAAGATGACCGTCTTTCTCGGCGGGAGATCTAAGGCTGATCTGCTGTGTACCGTCGATTTTAAGCGGGTCGGCGCAAAGATTCACGTGGCCACAGAAGATGGCAGCGCCGGTCAGAAAGGGTTGGTGACCGAACTGCTGGAGCAGTATCTCAACACCTCGCACCCCAAATCCGCCAGTTCCCCCCTTTATAAAAGGGGGGTTGGGGGGATTTACGCCTGCGGCCCGCATCCCATGCTGGCGGCTCTTGCGACGATTGCCGAAAAATATGAGCTGCCCTATCAGGCCTCCATGGAAGCGAGCATGGCCTGCGGCTTCGGGGCCTGCATGGGCTGCGTCGTACCGGTGAAGGGTGGCGAACAAGACCTGTCTGCCAGCCAAGCAGGTCGGACCTACCGCCTCGTTTGCAAGGACGGGCCAGTCTTTGACGGTTACGACATCCTCTGGCCTTAA
- the carA gene encoding glutamine-hydrolyzing carbamoyl-phosphate synthase small subunit codes for MKQALLTLADGAIFEGVSFGAEGETVGEVVFNTSMTGYQEVLTDPSYKGQMVVMTYPLIGNYGINPEDVESTVPAVEGFIVKEASPYPSNWRSTRTLDSYLKEQGVVGIQGIDTRALTRHLRDHGAMEGVISTRDLNPDSLIAKAKASPGLIGRDLVKEVACTSPYTWREGPWQLGKGYEGSFEFRVSSFELADQLALFPNPSTLTHKPFRVVAYDCGIKLNILRRLVEAGCDVTVVPPDTPASTVMGLAPDGVFVSNGPGDPEGVPYLIDNVQKLIGAAPIFGICLGHQILGLALGGRTYKLKFGHHGGNQPVKDLTTGKVEITTQNHGFALDIASIPDKEIELTHINLNDQTVEGMRHRRLPIFSVQYHPEASPGPHDASYLFQRFVDLMASKRNREGAKG; via the coding sequence ATGAAGCAGGCGTTATTGACGCTGGCCGATGGCGCCATCTTCGAGGGTGTCTCCTTCGGCGCAGAAGGGGAGACCGTCGGTGAGGTGGTCTTCAACACCAGCATGACCGGATACCAGGAGGTCCTGACCGACCCCTCGTACAAGGGCCAGATGGTCGTGATGACCTATCCTCTGATCGGCAACTACGGCATCAACCCTGAGGACGTCGAGTCAACAGTGCCGGCCGTGGAGGGGTTCATTGTGAAGGAGGCGAGCCCCTACCCAAGCAATTGGCGCAGCACTCGGACCCTTGACAGCTACCTTAAAGAGCAGGGCGTCGTGGGAATTCAGGGGATCGATACCAGGGCGCTCACCAGGCATCTGAGGGACCATGGGGCGATGGAAGGGGTGATCTCAACAAGAGACCTGAACCCAGATAGCCTGATTGCCAAGGCCAAGGCCTCGCCTGGCCTGATCGGTCGCGATTTGGTGAAAGAGGTGGCCTGTACCTCGCCCTACACGTGGCGCGAGGGACCGTGGCAATTGGGAAAGGGGTACGAAGGCAGTTTCGAGTTTCGAGTTTCGAGTTTCGAGTTGGCAGATCAGCTCGCGCTGTTCCCTAACCCCTCTACCCTAACCCATAAACCCTTCCGTGTGGTGGCCTACGACTGCGGGATCAAGTTGAATATCCTGCGGAGGTTGGTAGAGGCAGGGTGCGACGTGACGGTGGTTCCTCCGGATACTCCTGCGTCCACGGTCATGGGTTTGGCCCCGGATGGGGTCTTCGTGAGTAATGGCCCCGGCGACCCGGAGGGCGTGCCGTATCTGATTGACAACGTGCAAAAGCTGATTGGCGCCGCGCCGATCTTCGGCATCTGCTTGGGCCATCAGATCCTGGGTCTCGCCCTCGGGGGACGGACCTACAAACTGAAGTTCGGTCATCACGGCGGGAACCAGCCTGTCAAGGATCTGACGACCGGGAAGGTGGAGATCACCACCCAGAATCACGGCTTTGCCTTGGACATCGCCTCGATCCCGGATAAAGAGATCGAGCTGACCCACATCAATCTCAACGACCAAACCGTCGAGGGGATGCGACATCGTCGCCTCCCGATCTTTTCGGTGCAATACCACCCGGAAGCCTCCCCTGGTCCCCATGACGCCAGCTACCTCTTTCAGCGCTTCGTGGACCTCATGGCGAGCAAGCGCAACCGGGAGGGCGCGAAGGGTTGA